One genomic window of Verrucomicrobiia bacterium includes the following:
- a CDS encoding biotin/lipoyl-containing protein, with amino-acid sequence MIKRLRVTVDGTAYDVTVEVPEESSAATAAPAPSTPPPSASSPTPPPAPTPAPAPVAASKPVEASAPGDVPSPLSGRVTAVVVQAGQEIKEGEHLLTLEAMKMNTFVFAPKSGKVTAVKTEVGAVVEEGQGLVTIG; translated from the coding sequence ATGATCAAAAGACTTCGTGTAACTGTAGATGGCACCGCTTACGACGTGACAGTCGAGGTGCCGGAGGAATCGTCAGCAGCCACCGCGGCTCCTGCACCATCAACACCGCCGCCATCCGCATCTTCGCCCACTCCGCCTCCTGCCCCAACTCCCGCTCCCGCACCCGTTGCTGCGTCGAAGCCGGTCGAAGCGTCCGCGCCAGGCGACGTTCCCAGCCCGCTCTCAGGCCGTGTCACTGCAGTCGTGGTTCAAGCCGGCCAGGAAATCAAAGAGGGCGAACACCTGCTGACGCTGGAAGCGATGAAGATGAACACGTTCGTATTCGCGCCGAAGAGTGGAAAGGTCACTGCCGTGAAGACAGAGGTCGGCGCGGTCGTGGAAGAGGGCCAGGGCCTGGTCACCATCGGATAA
- a CDS encoding biotin--[acetyl-CoA-carboxylase] ligase, with protein sequence MNLSSARFDAGRKSAVAGWTVLEFEQVDSTNLVAATLPPWTAVRAETQTAGRGRFQRSWVSNEGGLWLSAVVPAPNPHSRELLPLAAGLAAIETLRGLGVKHARLRWPNDVMIGEQKLAGLLIDTFQPGTAVVGLGVNVRNQPAVIETTLASTAARLADLIDPCPSLSTLTEALLQSIREVVQPLQKSRLTELCPRINALWDRSRPVKLDLDGVEVTGSFCGVDECGRLLFSDASRHIHSFAPHQVRSLREISS encoded by the coding sequence ATGAATCTCAGCTCTGCCAGATTCGATGCCGGCCGGAAATCTGCCGTGGCCGGATGGACGGTGCTGGAATTCGAGCAGGTTGATTCAACCAACCTCGTCGCAGCCACACTGCCACCGTGGACCGCTGTGCGCGCCGAAACGCAAACCGCAGGACGCGGCCGCTTTCAGCGTTCCTGGGTTTCAAACGAGGGTGGCCTCTGGCTGTCAGCGGTTGTCCCCGCGCCGAATCCTCATTCGCGTGAATTACTTCCGCTGGCCGCAGGGCTGGCGGCAATTGAGACGCTCCGTGGGCTCGGCGTGAAGCACGCGCGCCTGCGCTGGCCCAATGACGTGATGATCGGCGAACAAAAGCTCGCCGGCCTTCTCATCGACACCTTTCAACCCGGAACGGCGGTCGTCGGACTGGGAGTGAACGTGAGGAACCAGCCCGCCGTTATTGAGACGACGCTTGCGTCCACGGCTGCCCGCCTTGCGGATTTGATCGACCCTTGTCCCTCCCTCTCCACGCTCACGGAGGCGCTGCTGCAATCCATTCGCGAGGTTGTTCAACCGCTGCAAAAGAGCCGCCTCACTGAATTGTGTCCGCGCATCAATGCGCTCTGGGATCGGTCGCGGCCCGTGAAGCTTGACCTGGATGGCGTCGAGGTAACGGGCTCATTCTGCGGCGTGGATGAATGCGGGCGTTTGCTGTTCTCCGATGCCTCGCGTCACATTCATTCATTTGCGCCGCACCAGGTGCGGTCGCTTCGGGAAATTTCATCATGA
- a CDS encoding succinate CoA transferase, producing the protein MNSYPKVTAAEAADFIQHDQTVAFSGFTPAGAAKEIPKAIGARAKLLHAEGKPFQVGVMTGASTGRSLDGSLADAEAVKFRMPYQSDPTLRKSINEGKTQFFDMHLSMAPQNVRYGFLGPVHFAVIEAADVSEHGEITLTSSVGAAPTYCRVAEKIIIELNAFHPASLRGFHDVFEPEDPPYRNPIPIFRPSDRIGAPVVKVNPKKIVGIVQTDAADESGSFSEIGETTAKIGRNVAEFLAAESRRGLIPKSFLPVQSGVGDTANAVLKAMGENADIPVFEMYTEVIQDSVVNLMKQGKIRFVSGCSLTVTNPTLKEIYANLDFFRPRMLLRPQEISNSPEIVRRLGIISVNTAIEVDIAGNVNSTHVLGRSMMNGIGGSGDFARNAFLSIFTCPSTAKDGKISTIVPLVSHLDHSEHSVQIIITEQGVADLRGKSPMQRAETIIQNCAHPDYRGLLRDYVKMAGSVHSPQTLSAAFGLHQTFAKAGDMRKIAWGDFIPR; encoded by the coding sequence ATGAACTCGTATCCAAAAGTTACCGCCGCTGAAGCCGCGGATTTCATCCAGCACGATCAAACGGTTGCCTTCAGCGGATTCACTCCCGCGGGCGCTGCGAAGGAAATTCCCAAGGCCATCGGCGCCCGTGCGAAGCTACTGCACGCCGAGGGCAAACCGTTTCAGGTTGGCGTGATGACGGGAGCGTCGACAGGCCGGTCGCTTGACGGCTCGCTTGCCGATGCGGAAGCCGTCAAGTTCCGCATGCCGTATCAATCCGATCCGACCCTCCGCAAGAGCATCAACGAAGGCAAGACGCAGTTCTTTGACATGCACCTGTCCATGGCGCCGCAGAACGTGCGTTATGGATTCCTTGGGCCCGTGCATTTTGCTGTGATTGAAGCGGCGGACGTTTCCGAGCACGGTGAGATCACACTCACCTCTTCGGTTGGCGCAGCGCCGACCTACTGCCGCGTTGCTGAGAAGATCATCATCGAGCTCAATGCGTTTCACCCCGCATCGTTGCGCGGATTCCACGACGTCTTCGAGCCCGAAGATCCGCCCTATCGAAACCCTATACCGATCTTTCGTCCGTCGGATCGCATCGGCGCGCCGGTCGTGAAGGTCAACCCGAAGAAAATTGTCGGGATCGTGCAAACGGATGCAGCCGATGAATCGGGTTCGTTCAGCGAGATTGGAGAAACAACAGCGAAGATAGGCCGCAACGTGGCGGAGTTTCTTGCAGCGGAATCGCGCCGCGGATTGATTCCCAAGTCATTTCTCCCAGTGCAGTCGGGTGTCGGCGACACGGCCAACGCGGTGTTGAAAGCCATGGGCGAAAACGCCGACATTCCGGTTTTCGAAATGTACACCGAGGTGATCCAGGATTCCGTGGTGAACCTGATGAAGCAGGGGAAGATCCGTTTTGTAAGCGGCTGTTCGCTCACGGTGACCAATCCGACCTTGAAAGAGATTTACGCGAACCTCGATTTCTTCCGTCCTAGGATGCTGCTGCGCCCGCAGGAAATCAGCAACAGCCCCGAGATCGTCCGCCGCCTCGGAATTATTTCAGTGAACACAGCGATCGAGGTGGACATCGCGGGCAACGTGAACAGCACGCACGTTCTTGGCCGCAGCATGATGAATGGCATCGGCGGGTCGGGCGACTTCGCGCGCAATGCATTTCTCTCGATCTTCACGTGTCCCTCCACTGCGAAGGATGGAAAGATCAGCACGATTGTCCCGCTGGTGAGCCACCTGGACCACAGTGAACATTCAGTGCAGATCATCATTACCGAACAGGGCGTTGCCGACCTGCGCGGAAAAAGCCCGATGCAACGGGCGGAGACAATCATTCAGAACTGCGCGCATCCCGATTATCGGGGGCTCCTGCGCGACTACGTGAAGATGGCAGGTTCAGTGCACTCACCTCAAACGCTCAGTGCGGCTTTCGGGCTTCACCAAACATTTGCGAAGGCGGGAGACATGAGAAAAATCGCCTGGGGCGATTTCATCCCGCGATAG